The following DNA comes from Fibrobacter sp. UWB4.
TGGATGTGATGGCAAAGCATGTGGCTCCTGATGCAGATGGTGTACGCATTGCTGAACTCGACGAGATGACGTACCGCAAGGAACTATGGGGCCATCGGCCGATTACGAGCTTTTGGCAGCTGGGGCGTGGCATTGCGGAGCGCCTTGCTCATTGTTACTTGAATAACGGGCGTGGTGTTTTTACGATGGGCGATCTCGCTCGTGCAAGCGTCAAGCATCCCGATGCGCTGTACAAGATGTTTGGCGTGAATGCTGAAATCCTGATTGACCATGCGTGGGGCTATGAACCGTGCGGTATTGCAGAAATCAAGCGGTATAAATCCAAGACGCATAGCATTGGCGGTGGACAGGTGTTAAGTTGTGCGTACGATTGCGCTAAAGCAAAAATTGTTATCCGCGAAATGGTGGATACGCTTGCGCTCGACCTTGTCGAGAAAGGCTTGGTCACGAACGGCCTTACGCTCCATGTGGGCTATGACCGCGAAAATGTGGACAAGGGAATTTATCACGGCGAAACGGTTATCGATAATTACGGGCGAGAAATCCCGAAACCAGCGCATGGGACTGCCCCGCTCATGAATTACACTTCGTCGGCATCGACAATTGCGGAAGCGGTGATGAAACTTGCGGACCGCATCATGAATCCGTCGCTTACGGTGAAGCGCTTGAACCTCACGGCGAATAACGTTTTGGAAGCAACGCAAGAGAGCTACGATCTCTTCACGGATGTGAAGAAGATTGAACGCGAAAAGAAGATGATGCAGGCGCAAATTGCTATCAAGAAGCGCTTTGGCAAGAACGCTATTTTCAAGGGGATGGACATGCAGGAGGGTGCGACCACCCGCGAGCGCAACCAGCAAATCGGAGGACATAAGGCATGATATTAGACGAAAGAACGGCTCTACGAGCCTACAGACGACAAATGCAAAGGGCGATTGTTGCAGGGCTGCTTACAGACCTATAACTGAGCCCAGCATTTGGGACTTGTCCAGAGACTAAAGAATGTTTTAGAGGCGATGATGCCTGACTATTTTTCTCTCGTCTTTCGTCACTCGTCTCTCGTCTAAAACAATCCTAACCACTGCATACTTTTTACTAACCACTAACTTCTGTATTATGACTGATAACTATAAAGACATAATTGATTTGCCGTACCCGCGGGATGACTGGAACTTCTTGATGAAACATCCAAGAATGTCCATTGCGAATCGTGCAAAAATTTTCAGTCCGTTTGCGGCGCTGCGCGGCCACAATGAAAAAATCGCCGAGACTGCGGAACAGCATCTGGATGCCTCGCGCGATGAAAATATGTGGGAAGATGTAGATGGTATTCTTTCGTCATCCTGAACGAAGTGAAGGATCCAGTCAATTTTTAGTATTACAAGATATTACTGGATTGACGCTTTGCGTCCGAGGCTTCGGCTCAGAAAACATCGAAAAACGAATGAAGCAGTCAAATTTATTTGACTATTTCTGAGTTCAAGATGTGACGCAAAGCGTCAAATAGGTTTGCAAGCAACTTGCTTCATTCGCCTTGCTCTCGTATCTTCGGGGCAGGCCCCTCAGAATGACGTGAAAAGACAAATGCGGTTGATTATGAATCGTTTGTAAAAACAGAAAGTCTCCGGTCGGGTGACCGGAGGCTTGTTTATCAAGGAATCATGAAAATAAAATTCTAGGGCTTATTGCGGTGATCCTTGTGGAAGCTCTTGAATTTTTCGAGCTGTTCCTTGGTAAGGATCTTGTTGAAATTCTTTACGCCATTAATTCTGTGGTCGAGCAATGCTTCCTGAGCCTTGAGAATGCCGGCCTTAGCTGCGGCAATCTTCTTTTCGTCATTGCTGTCGAGCGCTTCGTGCAAAGCCTTTTCTGCATCTTTCTTCTGCTTGCGGAGGGCTTTGAATGTAGAGTCCATTACAATGCGCTGCTGGTCGAGGGCGGCTCTTTGTTCGTGCGTGACCTGGAGAATGGAATCCATGAATTCTGGGCCGGGGCCTTTCTTGAAGTCGAACTTCTTGTCGAAATGCTTGCCTTCTTTGAAGTGTTCGCGCGGACCTTCAGGGCGGCCATCGCGGAAATCTCTGTCATGGAAGCGTTCTCCATGGAATTCACCGTGGTGCTTGCCGTGATGCATGCCGCCGCGCTTGCAGCAGCTGCAGGCGCAGTCGTTCTTGTCGCAATCGCCGTGGTTTTCGCAGCCGCAGGTGCATTGGTTATGCGATGGAATGCATGTTGACTGCCTGGAGCAGCAAGATGCGCCAAAGCTTCGGTCTGCAAAGCAGAAGGCTCCAATGGCAAATCCGAGAGAGCAAGCAAGAATGATGATGCTTGCGAAGAAAGTTTTTGTGGATGCGTTCATTATTTAGTCTCCTGTAATAAATAGCTGATGGATGTGTAGGTATCCAAATTCTCGAGTTCGTCGTCGCTCTTTTCGCCGAGGTTCCCGTACCACGATGCAAGCTCGCTAGAGGCGACATTTGTCATGAGAACACCCTCGGAATTGATTGTATTAGACGTAATCGTCATGAAGGTGGTGAAAAATGCGGCAACGATAAAGCTTGCGGCGAGCACGTACTTGGTGCGTGTCTGGATGAAGTTAAGAACCTTTCTTTTTTCAGAAGAATCGAGTCTGGCGCAGACGGTTTCCCAGGAGCCTTTCCTGGGTTCGATTCTTTCGAGTCTTGAAAAATCGATTTTATCATGCATAGTTCAGGTTCTCCTGTAAATAGTTCTTGACGACTGTTCTTGCTCGGCTGAGCCTTGCCTTGATGGTGCCCTCGGGCATGTTGTAGATCTCGGACAGGTCCTTGATGCCAAGATCTTCGGCGTCCTTGAGCCAGAGCATGCTTCGCGTTTCGGCGGAGAGCTTTGACAGTCCAAATTCCAAGAGTTCCGGGTCGTAATCGGCTTGTTCCTCGTGCTTGCTTCCGAGAGCGGAAACGGTCACAAGATCGATGTGCTCTTCTTCAAGTTCGGCATGGCGCTTCTTGGAGCGCAGCCGCATGAGGCATTCGTTCACGGTGAGGCGGTACAGCCAGGTGTTGAGTGCGCTATCGCCGCGGAACTTCTTGATTTTCCCTGGAACGGAGACGAAAATGTCCATCAAGACGTCTTCAGCTTCGTCGCGATTCTTGAGCATTCTGAACGCAAGGTTCAGCACGTTTGTGCTATGACTTTTCCACAGCACTCCAAGCGCTTCACGACATCCTTGTTGAATCTTCTTTATGATGACTTTTTCGTCCATTTCGTTACTTTTGATGCGTGGGGATGGGGGTTGGTTGCATGGAGAATGCAATTTTTTTTGAAAAGGAGGTGCCTGCTCAGTGGCGGGCATGACAAGATGTGTAAGAAATAAAATATATTTTAGAGTGATGCAAAAAATTCTTTTTGAAAAATTGAAAGAGGCTTTTGCCTCCGTTTTGCCCATTACGCTTATTGTGCTGGTGGTGTCGCATACTCCGCTAGTGACTTTTTCCGTAAAAGAGCAGATTGTTTTTACGGTTAGTGCGATTTTTTTGATTATTGGAATAGGGCTTTTTAATCTGGGGGCAGACCTTGCGATGACGCCGATGGGGGCGTATGTGGGGTCGGGCTTAACCAAGTCACG
Coding sequences within:
- a CDS encoding RNA polymerase sigma factor, producing MDEKVIIKKIQQGCREALGVLWKSHSTNVLNLAFRMLKNRDEAEDVLMDIFVSVPGKIKKFRGDSALNTWLYRLTVNECLMRLRSKKRHAELEEEHIDLVTVSALGSKHEEQADYDPELLEFGLSKLSAETRSMLWLKDAEDLGIKDLSEIYNMPEGTIKARLSRARTVVKNYLQENLNYA
- a CDS encoding Spy/CpxP family protein refolding chaperone; this encodes MNASTKTFFASIIILACSLGFAIGAFCFADRSFGASCCSRQSTCIPSHNQCTCGCENHGDCDKNDCACSCCKRGGMHHGKHHGEFHGERFHDRDFRDGRPEGPREHFKEGKHFDKKFDFKKGPGPEFMDSILQVTHEQRAALDQQRIVMDSTFKALRKQKKDAEKALHEALDSNDEKKIAAAKAGILKAQEALLDHRINGVKNFNKILTKEQLEKFKSFHKDHRNKP
- a CDS encoding DNA methylase, with protein sequence MRLPRETRTYVAIDLKSFFASVECVLRGLDPLSTNLVVADASRTEKTICLAVSPSLKAYGIPGRARLFEVIQKVREVKRQTGKDVEYIVAPPQMAKYVEYSTRVFNVYLKYVSADDIHVYSIDECFIDLTHYLSMYKKSARELAKDMIRDVLETTGITATAGIGTNLYLCKIAMDVMAKHVAPDADGVRIAELDEMTYRKELWGHRPITSFWQLGRGIAERLAHCYLNNGRGVFTMGDLARASVKHPDALYKMFGVNAEILIDHAWGYEPCGIAEIKRYKSKTHSIGGGQVLSCAYDCAKAKIVIREMVDTLALDLVEKGLVTNGLTLHVGYDRENVDKGIYHGETVIDNYGREIPKPAHGTAPLMNYTSSASTIAEAVMKLADRIMNPSLTVKRLNLTANNVLEATQESYDLFTDVKKIEREKKMMQAQIAIKKRFGKNAIFKGMDMQEGATTRERNQQIGGHKA